From the Cucumis sativus cultivar 9930 chromosome 5, Cucumber_9930_V3, whole genome shotgun sequence genome, the window TCTTGGTGGTGAGTGACTGTTTGTATCTGTCTATCAAGGTAAAATTTTTTCGTCCTCCAATTCTATCACATATgtatattataatatcaacaaGGATTGGGGACACAGTCAAGGTAATTGACTATGTGTTTTTAACCATCAATTTAACTAACTTGTAGGAACCgcaactaaacaaaaaaagaaaagcaaatcAAACTTTATGTTCATCCAGAAACATAACCTAGAGGCTTTTCCTTCAGATGGGAAGATTTTTTTGGGAACATGACACTTTACggaatgaagaagatgaatgaaggaagattttgaaattggtttcaatggagatgaagaagacGAACAAGTTTGGGGGAAGGGATTTGATGGCTTTTAACTACTTTGATTGTTTTGGCACGGAAAAATTAGGGGAGGGTGGAAATGATTGTGGTTAGGAAGTGAGATTCAATTATGAGATATTTTGGGTTTTAGAATAATCGTATTTGGGATGTGAGTTTTTTTAGTAGAGTAGCGTTATAAAAGACATTTTATTTGTAGCAGcctatttcttattttttattttttatgattttaatttaaattaattttggtcatttattatattaaatgaaaacctgtaaatttgctatttttttttttttgtggaacCCATTTTACTATCCAAAATTTGAGGAGTATGAATATAGTGTAATAACAttagagtttgattttttccattattttttgtcCATTTAGGATATGGATGAATATATGTTAAAGTGTAAGATGATAAGTGTTGTATTATTTTGCATGGAAGTATTGGTTTTGGTCAATAATTAGAGAAACAAatagatatttgtttttctctctataatttaataataattatgaaatgaattgaattatatatttcttgaGTAACACTTCAAGGGTCTCTCCTTTCTATGTATGTGTCACCGACTCTTGAAGAGAGGGTTTTAGGCAATGAGCTGAAAAAGTCGCATTCTTTGTGCCAATACCACTCGCCTTCCACGTGCCACTCCTTCCCATTTCACTATTgcctttcattttccatttcagTTCtccgttttttttcttcttcttcttcttcttcttcttctcccctTCCCCAAATCTCACCGGCGACCCTCCGACCCATCTCCATCCGCCTCTTTTTCCTCccatttctcctttttctcctttttctctgGTGGGATTTCGAAGGGTCGATTCGGTAACCACGGGGAAGTTCGAAGGTTAGGGCTTTTCTTCACTTTGGGCCTCTCTGAAAATGGAGACTTCGCCTTCCAATTCTGATCCTTACTCCAATTCTTCTTCACCCACAACTGCTCGTTCTTCCTCCAGATTTGCCTTATCCCTCCcttctctcaatttcttccGTTCCCCTTTGTCTGTCATCTTGGATTACTCTGGAATTCTTCCCACTAGGGCTGTTCGTCATGAATCCGACCCTGTAATTAACGCTGCTGCTACTCCTGATTTGCGggttttttctcaaaatcagAATCACTTGATACAcacttcttctccttcttcttctccttcttctgtTACAACTTCTTCTGTTACAACTTCTTCCGCTAATACTATCCCTTCTGGGGAGGTTTCCATAAGGATTATTGGGTCTGGTGAGCAAGATCCTTCTCCCAGGGCCTTGTTGCCAAATCAGGTTGTTTATGAGCAAAATGGTAGACTCCCTGTTTCTGGGGATCAGCCGGAATCCCCTGATGAGGAACGAGTTCCATTGGTGTCTACTACTTCTTCGTCTATTCAACCTGGAGGCACTCGTGTTGATGGAGAATCTGGAAATGGAATGGAAGAGAGTGTCAATAGAGATTCTTCTTACCAGAGATATGATATTCAGCAGGTTGCCAGATGGATTGAACaaattcttccattctctttGCTATTGCTGATTGTATTTATCCGTCAGCATTTAGAAGGTGCTCTCTTTTGCGTTCCCTCTTGGTAGTTCAacaattgttttgaatttcattgcCTTTTACACTATGGGATCACTTTGAATAGATTATAGATTGTCAGTATCAAATGTCATTCGAGTGTTGGTTCTGAATTTCAACAGCTAACTTGGTTGTTACTGCTCCTTGTTAAGATACAAATAAGTGAGGTTGCTGGCCATAGTTTACTTGGGACTTCCGTTAAATCTATTAACATTTAACTCCGTTAGTCCCTGTACTTTTTAGCTCACTTACAACTTGATTGCAGAGGATGAGGTTTGATCATGTGAATTTTGGTTTGGTGTGATAAATTGTACTTGATGTGTTTTTTCCATGCTTTAGTACTGCCATTGTATCACTGTAGCTCTAAAAGCCACTGTAGTATGTTATAGGATTTCTTGCAACGTGGGTGTTGTAAGAGGTAGTGACAAAATCTTCCAAAAAGTTGAAACAGCGTCAGAACTAGTTTACTGTATTTTTAGAAGTAAAGTCAGGTGgagaaaaataacttaattaacgTTTTTGATAATTGGTTTCTACTACTAGCACATATATCATGTATTGGAGGATCAAATATGTGTTGAAAATGAAGCTCTTGGAATTGGGGAAGAAGGTGTTGAGAAAGGAGTAGAGGAATAGTGTGGCTACAGTTATGGTAGCATCAGATCATTTGGTTTGGAGATGTCACTTTTCCATAAAActttgaaacatatttttgGACATGTTTGTTTGGTAGTCGACATATACATTAATTATCGTCTATTACCTAACCAAAGGGAGTTACAGTACTACAGTATTATTTGGTATAATCACATACCCATCTAATGatcaactttttttccttttttttttcttaaatttcattGTCTTCTGCTTTTTAGTCTCTTGCTGTAAGCCTGTAACATTCTTCTGAATCTTGAGaacttattttcttgtatatttCCAGGGTTTTTCATCACAATTTGGATATCAGCTGTTATGTATAAGTCAAATGATATTGTCAAGAAACAGACTGCTCTAAAGGTGGCATAAACCTAAACCCAGACTTCATTTTATCTATTAGaacttgatttctttttctagttcATTGAGAAATGAGAATTCACTTGCAAGAGATTATACtgaagtttctttctttttggtcCTCTTTTTTAGGGGGAGAGGAGAATTTCTGTCCTTGCTGGAACTTCCATTACATTTTTGGTTCATGTAATTGGGATTTACTGGTGGTGTCATAGTGACGATCTTCTATACCCCTTAGTCATGCTTCCACCAAAGACTGTTCCACCTTTTTGGCATGCCTTGTTCATCATTTTGGTCAACGGTACTGGTTTTTCCCTGCTTTGGCTTATAAAGTTTCTTACTGATTGAATTGACATATGAATGTAGCTCTGGAAGATGTATGCAAAATTTATTCTTGGCCTATTATGTGGTCTGCAATCTGACTGTAAGTGTGAAGTGCTATTTCCAATTAGATAGCCTGAATGGTGATATCACAAGGACGGAAGATTGTTTGTTACCTTTTTGCTATATGTTTGAATCTTTCACCAATTGGAATGCGGATAATTGCAAAAAAGTGATAGAATGAtaatttggtttcttttgtttttttgtttttagattgtTCTACCTTCCTCCTATTGTTGTATTTCTCTCACAATTttctttgctatttttcaaagtttgatttcgATATACTCATAAGTCATAACTCTTTTGGCTCTGGCTTTtgattgtattgtattgtCAGATACAATGGTGAGGCAGTTTGCAATGGCTCtcaaatgttttcttcttatttacTACAAGAATGGCAGAGGCCACAATTTTCGTCGGCAGGTATTATGAGTTCTCAAAATTAGCTCAATCATATGGCGTGTGTCTATctcattttaacaaatataattgaaatatcTGCAATTAATTTGTTCAGGGTCAAATTTTAACTCTTGTGGAATACACTCTTCTATTGTACCGTGCATTATTACCAACACCTGTATGGTACCGATTCTTCTTGAATAAAGATCAAGGGAGCCTCTTTTCATCATTGACAACAGGATTGTATTTAACTTTCAAGCTAACATCTGTTGTTGAGAAGGTGTGCCTTTTATCATcgtgttttagttttttctccatgaaaagttttgtttcttgcTCTAAAATAATGTGAATATTTATACTCCTGAATGAGTACTtacaatttaatatattattatttgaagcTAATGTTCaaaatcttcttttccttGTTTCCTCTATAGATTCAATCATTTGTTACTGCATTTAAGGCTCTATCACAAAAAGAAGTCCATTATGGATCATATGCCACATCAGAACAGGCAAGTACACTTATTCTGTCTGTTGGTAGTCTCATTTGACATCTTCTTTAAAAGAGCTTTGTGTCTTTCCTTGCATATGACTTTACACCACTATTTTAAAAGAGTATTTGTTGAACACTTTGGGACGATTGAATGTCTCTCTTAATGTTTTTAATGTTACAAGTCATCCTCTCTTATAATTCTTGTTAATGGGATCCCCTTCTTACTTTTTCATGGATTTGTGATAGTATTATTAGCCTACTGGCTACTAGATCTGGTGGGAGAAAAATGgccttgattttcttttagatgAATTATATCAATGCCCCCTCTTATCTTTCTTGGTGGTGGGGACTTATAATTTGTACCTGCTGAAATTTCATGACTGATTCATTACACAAAATTATATGGAAATTAACGTCTGTAAGAGTAAAAGGTATTTGATGTCACTCGACCAATTTTCTGTACTCAAATTAGCACGTGAAAAGGCAGTAATTGAGGATTTACACCTAGGAAGCATAAATACAGACACCGACATGGCGACgcaccatttttcaaaaaagtagGATACGACAcgtcaatttatttattaaaagaattaaatatatttgatgcATATAAACATATTGTGAAATATTCcaattaaaaacatcaaaatacaagtttagaaccataagACATAACAAGTCACGGCAGAGATGGGCGGAGTCCAGCGAGCAGGTTAGGTAGAGAGGGTTGGTGGTGAGAATTTGGATAAATCGGCAAAGAGAGGAGAAATGtgtgaaaaaaatttgaaaagataaaatttaaaaaattacctaaTAATTTTTGGGCCGGGCTAATGGGCTTTTCTAACcttttctttgtgttttttccAGTCATGTCGGGGCCGTGtctgaaattaaaaaaaaataatcaacatgCCAGCTTGAGTGTCGGGGGGCATGTCGGTGTTGGAAACGTGTCCGACACTGAAATTTGGCCTTTCTAGGAGTGTCGGTGCTTCTTAGATCTACACATTTCTAGTTGTCCTAGGGAAAAGAAGTGAGCTCATTTAtcttgtttaatattttttctagaATGTCACTCGTTATTTAGAAGTCATCTACTATGTGCACTCAGCACTGCTCATATGTATTCCTTGTAGTGCTTAGACCTATACATGATAGATTGgattgtttgaattgattgTGAAGGGTATCATATAATTGATCATTCAAGTAACGAATCAAATGCATCTTTTAGTTCATCAACATGCacctcatttttgtttttttttatttatttttaatctttgatACCTTCCCTTCATAATTCTTGCTGATTGGAGTGGCTCTTTTTGAACATCTTTTGGTGTCCATTTGGATGGTTATGTTACTCgattttggaatttatttGTTAACCAAGTTCTAGTCGTTTATCTTAAAACCGtattttcaatgaaagttTTGGGCTACAACTACAGGTgcaatttacttttttattttatctcaacgTAGCTGCTTTTGCTTGCTAACATCTGGTTGCACGTCAGGAGATACTTCTTTCtgatttgttattttcatttttttaatgcatcAAGAGGCAAAAAGTCAATGTAATAATTTGACGATTGGCCCCGGTCCTGAACATGGAACAGGAAATGTTACTTTAATATTGTCATGTACATGgttgattgattatatttgTATTGTCTCTATGCTCATAAAAATTTCTGCCTTGTGATTTCTTCAGCATTATGTTATATTATCGAAGAGGAGAAACTTCATACATTAATTCCgttcttttaagttttccaTATACTCAATTTTACTCCATTGCAGGTAAATGCTGCGGGAGATCTCTGTGCTATTTGCCAGGAGAAGATGAATGCTCCAATTCTATTACGTTGTAAGCACATCTTCTGTGAAGATTGTGTTTCTGAGTGGTGAGTATGATGATTTCACTTCTCTTGTTGCCTACccaaaaagtaataaaaataaagaataaccAAAGCAAAcgataaacaacaaaatttaaccttttctAGGAATGATTGCAAACTTATCAATTctctaaaagaagaaataatgtAAACAACCTTATGATGTTGTGCCCCAGGGATCAGGGAAGAAGTTTAgagtttgttttaaaatgtcttcAATTTATGGTCTTCCTACTTCCCCTCCAAATATGTTCATGCATATTATAGAAACTACAAAGTAATGGTGCTGTTTCAAGTGTCTTGCATATTCAAAAACCCTTTTAGGCTTCAAACGTTACAATCCCACACCATCTTCATGTGTTTCATCTTATCATTCGTTAGgagttattaatttttgagGTGATTACAATTTCATAATATCACTCTTATTATTAGCATCAGGGAATCGGTTGTATCCAACTAAAATGGAGTTTTTCAAATACATCTATATGCCACACTCCTACATTAATCCACAGAGACGGGATgatcaatgaaaaaaatggagaacCCCCCATGAATGTTGATTAGTAATAGCAGGGATTGTTTTGACTGGAAATGTAATAGACAAAATTAGTGCCATATTAGGAATTAGTTTCAGTTGTTACAAAATGTCATTGCACTTTCATTCACCGTTGGAGTACTTGCTTTTTCAGGTTTGAAAGAGAAAGGACTTGCCCTCTTTGCCGAGCACTGGTAAAGCCTGCAGAACTCCGTACATTTGGTGATGGCTCGACCAGCTTACTCTTCCAGTTGTTCTAGAgaaaaattttccatttcccGACATAACAAATCTATTAGTTTAACAAGGAAAGATATCGATTATTGAATGGAAACAGGGGGAAGAACAAAGATAAAAgggagagaagaaagaaagaggaaaaacaaaacatcgAGGCAATCCTGAAGATACtgtgaaaatcaaaattggatTAGTATTATGTTGATGCTTTATAATCTCATTGTGATGAGTTAGATGCCAAAACAGAAGATGGATTTAATAAAATCCCATTTCTTCATTGAATACAAtgaaatctaattttttttaacaggGAAAAGGGTTCCAAGTGTGAGTAGTGCAATGTTATATGAGAATTGTTGGAGAATAATTGTAATCCAATCCTTAAAGATGATTATTCCTTGTAATTTTGTATGGAGTGGCTGCCAAGTGAATTTGGTGGTCAGTCTGCATTGGTGATGTAAACACAGAAATGACAATGATTTTTATGTCTAGTAactgtttagaaaaaaatccattcacttcccattctttttttattcttgtcATTCAaggggtttttttttgtttttgtattttttttttttggtttttttaaggGAGAAACATTAAGTtgaataaactaaatttgtgGGATCCGAAGGAggcaaatttcaaaatatgaactaataataaaaagaaatttgactGATCCGTTCCTGAGAACTTTAGTATCATTCATCTTGACCTTTTTGTTATGTGAAATACCATGCTTAccatcaattttgaaaagagGTTGTTTCCTTTAAATCTCAGTCGTTCTCATTTGACTGTTTATATCTTACCTTCTCTTGTTGTCTCTCTTCTTCGACATTTGGGACAACTTTTTACCACcgttttgttatttgtttttacaCATTTTTCATCGTTCTTGTGTCGTAAAGGGTATATTGTTCCTCTCCTCTAATGCATGTTGGTTTTTCCGTTCTGTTGAGCATGAGTTTAGGGTTCGTTTCGTTTGTTGAAGTGAATCGCCGAACTTTTTTTTGAATGATCATCCAACTGCTATTAAACGGCCActtgtattttattaaacaatctCTTACATTTTACTAAGCAATCTCCCacattaaattttactatgCGATCTGTAACGACCGGATCATGATGTAGCATAACCAAGCTACAACGACATACTTATCGCATTATTACTTAGTATGAGATAAATTTTGgtcaaaatcttttgaaaagaaaccTCAAAACTTCTCTTTACTATGTAGTTAAACcattacaaaattttcttttaccactAGAATCTATAAATAAAACGTTAGGGGAGCGGGATGCAAGTGAGACCAAAACAGAGAGTTTGATGGTTGACCCTTTAAATTTCATTCAGTTATACTTCGTATGCTGTATCATGACTTGCAAAGTTTGTAGAGTAGGATGAACGTATAATATACCTAGTAAATGACTCGCATAAGGTAGCTAGTGTCTTAAATGCACAATCACATGCAACATGTCATGAAAACATATGGTTGGGACCTTAAATTTGTACTTTCATAATATGTGGTAGTCGGTTACTCTTTCAACATAAACATTTTCGCCTCTAATGAAAGATGTGGACTTAAGCGAAACTAACTCATCTGATGATTAGCGGGTCATACAATCAGTAGAGCTAAAGTCGCATCCAACATCAACCCGTATAACAAGAGTTTTTTTGTCCTGATAGAAAAAGGTGGACTTAGCAAAACTAACTCATCTAATGAGTAGCGAGTAATGCAGTTAGTCGAGTCAAAGTCACATTCAACATCAAATCGTATAACATACAGGGGCACTCacaaaaaagacaaaacaagttgtaataattaagtctataacacatacattatttattatttacaaaaatgacaaaaacaaagccCACATATACAAGAtgtaaaatttcacaaattttttcgttactaatatacgtttgatacacATGATACACTTAATACACGCTTAATACACCTAATACCTCTTGATATACCTGATACTTATTGATACACTTGACGCACttgatactctttgatacatCTGGAGCACCTTGATACACAATACTCATTTTcacacttgattcttcttgatcGTTTGATATCTTCTTGATGAACATTTGACACACCTGATACCCTTGAAATGTAACACATGCACTTTTactccaaaataaattattgatcgAATGTTTTAAGTTGTAAGATATTGTTGATGCATTTGAAATGTTGATTATTGTTGTATATAATTGTCGATACTTTCATATATTGTCAGTGCACTTGAAATGTTACTTCAAGTATTTACTGATTG encodes:
- the LOC101207430 gene encoding E3 ubiquitin-protein ligase RNFT1, with amino-acid sequence METSPSNSDPYSNSSSPTTARSSSRFALSLPSLNFFRSPLSVILDYSGILPTRAVRHESDPVINAAATPDLRVFSQNQNHLIHTSSPSSSPSSVTTSSVTTSSANTIPSGEVSIRIIGSGEQDPSPRALLPNQVVYEQNGRLPVSGDQPESPDEERVPLVSTTSSSIQPGGTRVDGESGNGMEESVNRDSSYQRYDIQQVARWIEQILPFSLLLLIVFIRQHLEGFFITIWISAVMYKSNDIVKKQTALKGERRISVLAGTSITFLVHVIGIYWWCHSDDLLYPLVMLPPKTVPPFWHALFIILVNDTMVRQFAMALKCFLLIYYKNGRGHNFRRQGQILTLVEYTLLLYRALLPTPVWYRFFLNKDQGSLFSSLTTGLYLTFKLTSVVEKIQSFVTAFKALSQKEVHYGSYATSEQVNAAGDLCAICQEKMNAPILLRCKHIFCEDCVSEWFERERTCPLCRALVKPAELRTFGDGSTSLLFQLF